In Apostichopus japonicus isolate 1M-3 chromosome 5, ASM3797524v1, whole genome shotgun sequence, a single window of DNA contains:
- the LOC139967617 gene encoding uncharacterized protein isoform X1: protein MPLPFNLRVRLVKPADCGHDASRSMESSRGAEETLQLEKKKSKTQNWRDKLKIKNPKKYESEKEKAKAYSKQYRLEMAVAETELQRKRNLSPAEQENALVWYNRKVAYNDGCRKRMKKYQARRRVQKEAEKKRKPMTRTAHEKQKSKDRLRKQQQRANLSMMEREKVKARRREKYHQSKKDTMSKFFKEEQKKLQAETQRVKELEQQLRAKEEELRLMTEELKSKQKEGEESIDIRSDAAKRKALERARKSMPKKTAAFVATTIDLISTASPTKTSAFSSAGVRVSKKQQLEDVIMDAVSIGLKEPKTSLKRRSLASILSVVKKCKFQRQASRRFGVSRKVLGKAIRYSAGRKRVSLSTIEDIQHYYEISSNELPDKKFVGKKSGKPRYIMDRSLKESHQLYNKCYPDGQVSFSTFSKLRPSHVKTKQQAKYSGCLCEYCENIQLKINSANAQLSAIDAHSQHVKDPYALTSFTLCEKSTGEEFHKLICIMRECDTCGVDKIDTHLAPLLTQEEKQIQWKRWELVSTMYHSNKATKAVKKRSLIIKTGTVKDMIEELKVETVPFAQHLFNKDWQRKQELQLKQNLPSGSVLSILDFAENYKCAYQREVQSAYYSQDSVTVHPIVNYYRCPQCDQLVTESCIMISNDLTHDYHLVNAFQQVVCQHLTLARKLPVTRLYRYSDGCSSQYKSKGPISDISYSIEDYGFPIQHNFSGTRHGKGASDGESAVVKFHASTAVKTGSVIIKDARGLYDYCQEKLTRGIESGNCCDKFLRTIFYVHQEEVDRERYHRSVKTVPGTRNIHCVKSIKGGVVSVRNLSCFCTACVKDDDTDCENHLYVNDWKNFKLSAQGDNGDTDDVTPSNSKTYDSPPNTSAEVIADPQMTRYKIGPHQRGINMEKEKYYAVFYDNEFYVGKLVDLDGDFFIFKFLHRVRNAKSMIYDWPKRPDSEKIHGKYVIHGPLHMIGNGPFAIVGQAKVDALYNEMKMNVQHEV from the exons ATGCCACTGCCATTTAATCTCCGGGTTCGCCTCGTAAAGCCGGCAGACTGTGGTCATGATGCCTCCAGGAGTATGGAATCTTCCAGGGGCGCTGAGGAGACATTACAGCTAGAGAAGAAAAAGTCAAAGACCCAGAACTGGAGGGACAAACTAAAAATCAAGAATCCTAAGAAATATGagagtgaaaaagaaaaagcaaaagcTTACAGTAAGCAATACAGGCTCGAGATGGCAGTTGCAGAGACAGAATTGCAACGCAAGAGAAACCTCTCTCCAGCAGAACAGGAAAATGCTCTTGTATGGTACAATAGGAAAGTGGCTTACAATGATGGATGCCGTAAAAGAATGAAGAAATACCAAGCTCGACGACGAGTTCAGAAAGAagcagagaaaaaaaggaaaccaaTGACAAGAACAgcacatgaaaaacaaaaatccaaagACAGATTGCGGAAACAGCAGCAGCGTGCAAATTTGTCGATGATGGAAAGAGAGAAAGTTAAAGCGAGAAGAAGAGAAAAGTATCACCAATCAAAGAAAGATACGATGAGCAAATTTTTTAAAGAAGAGCAGAAAAAGCTGCAAGCAGAAACACAACGTGTAAAAGAGCTTGAACAACAGCTACGTGCAAAGGAGGAAGAACTAAGGCTAATGACAGAAGAGTTAAAGTCCAAACAGAAGGAAGGGGAGGAGAGTATTGACATCCGATCAGATGCTGCAAAGCGAAAAGCCTTAGAAAGAGCAAGGAAAAGCATGCCAAAGAAAACAGCTGCATTTGTTGCAACTACCATTGATTTGATTAGCACTGCTTCTCCTACTAAAACATCTGCTTTTAGCAGTGCTGGTGTTAGAGTTAGTAAGAAACAGCAATTAGAAGATGTGATTATGGATGCTGTGAGTATAGGTCTCAAAGAACCAAAGACCTCCTTGAAAAGAAGATCCTTAGCCTCAATCCTTTCAGTGGTTAAGAAATGCAAGTTTCAACGACAAGCTAGCAGACGTTTTGGTGTCAGTAGAAAGGTTCTTGGCAAGGCAATCCGATATTCTGCAGGAAGGAAAAGAGTGTCCCTCTCAACAATTGAAGACATTCAACATTACTATGAAATTAGTTCAAATGAATTGCCAGACAAGAAGTTCGTCGGTAAGAAGTCTGGAAAACCCAGGTACATCATGGACCGAAGTTTGAAGGAATCACACCAGCTCTACAACAAATGTTACCCAGATGGACAGGTCTCCTTCTCAACTTTCTCAAAACTACGTCCCAGTCATGTTAAAACCAAACAACAAGCAAAGTACAGTGGGTGTCTGTGTGAGTATTGTGAAAACATACAGTTGAAAATAAATTCAGCCAATGCTCAGTTGTCTGCCATTGATGCTCATTCTCAACATGTGAAAGATCCTTATGCATTAACTAGTTTTACCCTCTGTGAGAAGTCCACAGGAGAAGAATTTCATAAACTGATATGTATTATGAGGGAATGTGATACTTGTGGAGTGGACAAAATAGATACGCACCTGGCACCTTTGCTGACACAGGAAGAGAAACAAATTCAGTGGAAGAGATGGGAACTTGTATCGACAATGTACCATTCCAACAAAGCAACCAAGGCTGTTAAGAAACGCTCACTTATAATCAAAACCGGAACAGTGAAAGATATGATTGAAGAACTGAAAGTGGAAACAGTACCATTTGCACAACATCTATTCAATAAGGACTGGCAACGCAAGCAAGAATTACAATTAAAACAGAATCTCCCCTCTGGCTCCGTACTCAGCATTTTGGACTTTGCTGAAAACTACAAATGTGCATATCAAAGAGAAGTCCAGAGCGCATACTACTCGCAAGATTCTGTAACAGTCCATCCCATTGTCAATTATTATAGGTGCCCTCAGTGTGATCAGCTAGTCACTGAATCCTGTATTATGATTAGCAATGACCTAACCCATGACTATCATCTTGTTAATGCATTCCAGCAGGTTGTTTGCCAACACCTTACTTTGGCTCGGAAGCTACCAGTCACCAGGCTGTACCGCTATTCAGATGGATGCAGTAGTCAGTACAAGTCGAAAGGCCCCATATCGGACATAAGCTACTCTATTGAAGATTATGGGTTCCCCATCCAACATAATTTTTCAGGCACCCGTCATGGAAAGGGTGCCAGCGACGGTGAGAGTGCTGTGGTCAAGTTTCATGCATCAACTGCTGTCAAGACTGGGAGCGTCATCATCAAAGATGCAAGGGGCTTGTATGACTATTGTCAGGAGAAGCTGACAAGGGGTATAGAGTCTGGCAACTGTTGTGACAAGTTTCTACGCACAATCTTTTATGTACATCAGGAGGAAGTTGACAGGGAAAGATACCACAGATCAGTTAAGACTGTGCCAGGTACTAGAAATATCCATTGTGTGAAAAGCATCAAAGGTGGTGTCGTTTCTGTCCGAAATCTGTCCTGTTTCTGCACAGCTTGTGTGAAGGATGATGACACAGACTGTGAAAACCATCTCTATGTGAATGATTGGAAGAATTTTAAACTGTCTGCACAAG GTGACAATGGTGACACTGATGATGTTACTCCCAGCAACTCCAAGACTTATGATTCTCCTCCTAATACTTCTGCAGAAGTCATTGCTGACCCTCAAATGACTAGATATAAGATTGGACCACATCAACGGGGCATTAacatggaaaaagaaaaatactatGCAGTATTTTATGACAACGAGTTCTATGTTGGAAAATTAGTTGATTTAGATGGGGATTTCTTTATCTTTAAATTCCTGCACAGGGTGCGAAACGCAAAGAGCATGATATATGATTGGCCAAAAAGGCCTGACAGTGAGAAAATTCATGGAAAGTATGTTATTCATGGGCCACTTCACATGATTGGAAATGGGCCTTTTGCAATTGTTGGTCAAGCAAAGGTTGATGCTCtgtataatgaaatgaaaatgaacgtTCAGCATGAAGTCTAG
- the LOC139967617 gene encoding uncharacterized protein isoform X2, which yields MPLPFNLRVRLVKPADCGHDASRSMESSRGAEETLQLEKKKSKTQNWRDKLKIKNPKKYESEKEKAKAYSKQYRLEMAVAETELQRKRNLSPAEQENALVWYNRKVAYNDGCRKRMKKYQARRRVQKEAEKKRKPMTRTAHEKQKSKDRLRKQQQRANLSMMEREKVKARRREKYHQSKKDTMSKFFKEEQKKLQAETQRVKELEQQLRAKEEELRLMTEELKSKQKEGEESIDIRSDAAKRKALERARKSMPKKTAAFVATTIDLISTASPTKTSAFSSAGVRVSKKQQLEDVIMDAVSIGLKEPKTSLKRRSLASILSVVKKCKFQRQASRRFGVSRKVLGKAIRYSAGRKRVSLSTIEDIQHYYEISSNELPDKKFVGKKSGKPRYIMDRSLKESHQLYNKCYPDGQVSFSTFSKLRPSHVKTKQQAKYSGCLCEYCENIQLKINSANAQLSAIDAHSQHVKDPYALTSFTLCEKSTGEEFHKLICIMRECDTCGVDKIDTHLAPLLTQEEKQIQWKRWELVSTMYHSNKATKAVKKRSLIIKTGTVKDMIEELKVETVPFAQHLFNKDWQRKQELQLKQNLPSGSVLSILDFAENYKCAYQREVQSAYYSQDSVTVHPIVNYYRCPQCDQLVTESCIMISNDLTHDYHLVNAFQQVVCQHLTLARKLPVTRLYRYSDGCSSQYKSKGPISDISYSIEDYGFPIQHNFSGTRHGKGASDGESAVVKFHASTAVKTGSVIIKDARGLYDYCQEKLTRGIESGNCCDKFLRTIFYVHQEEVDRERYHRSVKTVPGTRNIHCVKSIKGGVVSVRNLSCFCTACVKDDDTDCENHLYVNDWKNFKLSAQALTLMYNVCTVMFV from the exons ATGCCACTGCCATTTAATCTCCGGGTTCGCCTCGTAAAGCCGGCAGACTGTGGTCATGATGCCTCCAGGAGTATGGAATCTTCCAGGGGCGCTGAGGAGACATTACAGCTAGAGAAGAAAAAGTCAAAGACCCAGAACTGGAGGGACAAACTAAAAATCAAGAATCCTAAGAAATATGagagtgaaaaagaaaaagcaaaagcTTACAGTAAGCAATACAGGCTCGAGATGGCAGTTGCAGAGACAGAATTGCAACGCAAGAGAAACCTCTCTCCAGCAGAACAGGAAAATGCTCTTGTATGGTACAATAGGAAAGTGGCTTACAATGATGGATGCCGTAAAAGAATGAAGAAATACCAAGCTCGACGACGAGTTCAGAAAGAagcagagaaaaaaaggaaaccaaTGACAAGAACAgcacatgaaaaacaaaaatccaaagACAGATTGCGGAAACAGCAGCAGCGTGCAAATTTGTCGATGATGGAAAGAGAGAAAGTTAAAGCGAGAAGAAGAGAAAAGTATCACCAATCAAAGAAAGATACGATGAGCAAATTTTTTAAAGAAGAGCAGAAAAAGCTGCAAGCAGAAACACAACGTGTAAAAGAGCTTGAACAACAGCTACGTGCAAAGGAGGAAGAACTAAGGCTAATGACAGAAGAGTTAAAGTCCAAACAGAAGGAAGGGGAGGAGAGTATTGACATCCGATCAGATGCTGCAAAGCGAAAAGCCTTAGAAAGAGCAAGGAAAAGCATGCCAAAGAAAACAGCTGCATTTGTTGCAACTACCATTGATTTGATTAGCACTGCTTCTCCTACTAAAACATCTGCTTTTAGCAGTGCTGGTGTTAGAGTTAGTAAGAAACAGCAATTAGAAGATGTGATTATGGATGCTGTGAGTATAGGTCTCAAAGAACCAAAGACCTCCTTGAAAAGAAGATCCTTAGCCTCAATCCTTTCAGTGGTTAAGAAATGCAAGTTTCAACGACAAGCTAGCAGACGTTTTGGTGTCAGTAGAAAGGTTCTTGGCAAGGCAATCCGATATTCTGCAGGAAGGAAAAGAGTGTCCCTCTCAACAATTGAAGACATTCAACATTACTATGAAATTAGTTCAAATGAATTGCCAGACAAGAAGTTCGTCGGTAAGAAGTCTGGAAAACCCAGGTACATCATGGACCGAAGTTTGAAGGAATCACACCAGCTCTACAACAAATGTTACCCAGATGGACAGGTCTCCTTCTCAACTTTCTCAAAACTACGTCCCAGTCATGTTAAAACCAAACAACAAGCAAAGTACAGTGGGTGTCTGTGTGAGTATTGTGAAAACATACAGTTGAAAATAAATTCAGCCAATGCTCAGTTGTCTGCCATTGATGCTCATTCTCAACATGTGAAAGATCCTTATGCATTAACTAGTTTTACCCTCTGTGAGAAGTCCACAGGAGAAGAATTTCATAAACTGATATGTATTATGAGGGAATGTGATACTTGTGGAGTGGACAAAATAGATACGCACCTGGCACCTTTGCTGACACAGGAAGAGAAACAAATTCAGTGGAAGAGATGGGAACTTGTATCGACAATGTACCATTCCAACAAAGCAACCAAGGCTGTTAAGAAACGCTCACTTATAATCAAAACCGGAACAGTGAAAGATATGATTGAAGAACTGAAAGTGGAAACAGTACCATTTGCACAACATCTATTCAATAAGGACTGGCAACGCAAGCAAGAATTACAATTAAAACAGAATCTCCCCTCTGGCTCCGTACTCAGCATTTTGGACTTTGCTGAAAACTACAAATGTGCATATCAAAGAGAAGTCCAGAGCGCATACTACTCGCAAGATTCTGTAACAGTCCATCCCATTGTCAATTATTATAGGTGCCCTCAGTGTGATCAGCTAGTCACTGAATCCTGTATTATGATTAGCAATGACCTAACCCATGACTATCATCTTGTTAATGCATTCCAGCAGGTTGTTTGCCAACACCTTACTTTGGCTCGGAAGCTACCAGTCACCAGGCTGTACCGCTATTCAGATGGATGCAGTAGTCAGTACAAGTCGAAAGGCCCCATATCGGACATAAGCTACTCTATTGAAGATTATGGGTTCCCCATCCAACATAATTTTTCAGGCACCCGTCATGGAAAGGGTGCCAGCGACGGTGAGAGTGCTGTGGTCAAGTTTCATGCATCAACTGCTGTCAAGACTGGGAGCGTCATCATCAAAGATGCAAGGGGCTTGTATGACTATTGTCAGGAGAAGCTGACAAGGGGTATAGAGTCTGGCAACTGTTGTGACAAGTTTCTACGCACAATCTTTTATGTACATCAGGAGGAAGTTGACAGGGAAAGATACCACAGATCAGTTAAGACTGTGCCAGGTACTAGAAATATCCATTGTGTGAAAAGCATCAAAGGTGGTGTCGTTTCTGTCCGAAATCTGTCCTGTTTCTGCACAGCTTGTGTGAAGGATGATGACACAGACTGTGAAAACCATCTCTATGTGAATGATTGGAAGAATTTTAAACTGTCTGCACAAG CTTTAACATTAATGTACAATGTATGTACAGTTATGTTTGTTTAA